The genomic region CCTTTTTCACAGCAAGCCTGAATCTTTTATGGATAATTTTTATCAATTGGTATGCAACCTGCCCGCAAAATCAATCAGGTACTAGGTACTCCCTacgtactaaatcagcgacacgtTTTTTTTGGGGGACGGAGGGAGAGTAACTACACTACCACAATTGGGGGATCATCACGTTCCAACGTCGCAATGTTAGGGCAAACGAAACAATTACGCTCATCGTTGCGGTTGCAGACATGACTCGTAGCTCACAACTATTTCGATTGTTAGTCATAACTGAACTGGCTAATTATGTTGTTTTTTTGCAATACAACTTGCTCCAATCAgatttctttaattaattaattgcaAAACTAACATGTTACAATCTCGATGCATGCAGCTGACAACATCCCCGCAAGCACCCGCACTTTTAGCGAGATCATAAGTGACCTCCAGCACAGCAAGGTAAGCATACAGGACTGGAGCCTTAGTGACCTTACTGTCGGCCTCTACCTCATTTACCTTACCCAAGCTTCCGCAAAGAATGCTCAAGCCTTCAAGGGCGTTCAGATTTCCTCCAATAAGAAGGTATGTCCTGCACTGCAGGCTTCCCTTACTTCATATTGTTCTACTCGTCGAAATCTTAATCGACAGACAGGATTATCTCAACAATCGCCACTctacccaagaagaagaagaacataaAATAATTCAAATCGGTCTATTAATTGTCTGCTCATGATGACTGAATATTATAATTTTAGACTCTCTACTGTAGACTGTTTATGCTTCTCAAAGATCTTGCACTAGCATGCGCATCTGATAGGGGAGTCACCTCTTTCCCTTTTTTTAGGTTCAAGAACTAATTTATCACCTTGAACTCGCAAAGGGTTGCTATAAGGGCAGTGCCACTGGGCTTGCAAAGCATAGCATGCTCCGGCCGAGGAATGTTTTAAAGTTTGTCAAGGATTCTAGTATTTTCAGACCTGGATATTACATCGGCATCGATCCCCGTGCTAAACTGGTCATCCTTGGGATTCGTGGGACCCATACGGTTTATGACCTTGTCACCGATTTGGTTGCATTAAGCGATAAGAAGGTGTCACCTAAAGGTTTCTCAACACACTTTGGAACATACGAGGCCGCTCGATGGTACCTACGCCATGAGTTGAGCATCatcaaaaaatgtttggaaaaacaCAAGGTGGGAAATAGCTAGTATTTTAGGCATAATATCTGCATCTTCCTTTCATTTCCTCTGCTTATTTCCTTCTGTAATTTTCTTCAAAGCAAGCAGGATTACAAGTTGCGGTTGGTAGGTCACTCCCTTGGAGGAGCTTCAGCTGCATTGCTTGCTATAATGTTAAGGAAGAAGTCGAAGGAGGAGCTTGGATTTAGTCCCGACATAGTTTCAGCTGTTGGATTTGGAGTCCCGCCCTGTGTATCGAGAGAGATAGCTGAGAGTTGCGCAAGCTATGTCACCACTGTTGTACTGCAGGTTCGTTTCGGGTTTCCGTTGGTAATATAAATCTTGTTTTGGCTGCTTCCCCTGTCTCAACTTTGTAGTTGACATGTCTTCTGTCTTGCAGGATGACATTGTTCCTAGGTTAAGTGCAGCTTCGCTGGCAAGATTGCGAAATGAAATAATTGAAACAGATTGGTAAGCACTGAAACTGAAGTGCAGCAAATGACAAAACATTTTTAGATTAAATGTCAGGAAACTTTCCTCTGAGTAGCACGTGCACAATGAATCTGATGATCATCCTTCTTGCTGGTGATTGAACTTCCTATGGAAATCTCCTTCCCTGTAGCTTATTCGTATGATTAGCAGTTTAGCACTTGAAGTTCTGAAGGTTTAAGACAGGCTTTTGGTTGTATTTGCATACATGTTTCTGAATCATGCTGTTTTGCAGGGCCAAAGTTTTGGAGAAGGAAGATTGGAAGCATATAGTGGATATTGTGACTAATGCTAAGCTAGTTGTTTCGTCCATCCAAGACGTGGCGAACAAACTTGCTGATTACGCCAAAGTTGTAACATCAGCTAGCTCAGGTGGTAAGTCCAAGATAATTTATTATTAGGATTTGTATGTATCTTACTGAATCTGGCGTGGCTCTTGCTTCTGTCAGATGCTGCAAAAGACCCGCCCCGTCTTCAGGGCCCGGCGAAAGTTTTGAAGCCGGACGGCGAAGAGGACGTGTATGTGCCTGAGGATCTCTTCCTCCCGGGGACGCTGTATTACCTCCAGAGGGACGTCGAGAATATAAACGGCGTCGAGGAGGAGTCGTACACGCTCTGGAGAGGGGACGCCGGGGAAAATTTCCAGCGGATACTGTTGTCGGGCAACTTGATGTCTGATCACAAATGTGATAGCATACAGTACGCGCTGAGAGATGTGCTCAAGACCCTGCCTCTCCCTCTGCCTCTGCAGGAGGATTGATGCTACTAAGTTCCAAAGCTTATGTAGGAAAGCGGGTTTCGCAAAAACCGAGTGTTTTGTTGTACAGTTTTAGGTTATGTAAGGGATTGCCAAGAATAACAAAGTGCTAGCAAACTCTCAAGTTGCAGTCCAGAGTTTCTGGTGCTGATCTAGGTGTAGTATACCTCTTCTTTTTTACAAGAGGTATAGTGTAACTCTTGTTTGAAACTTGAGATAAAAGGGTGCTAAGGCAGAATAAGAGTTGCATGGATCCATATCTGTTTTTCCTCTTTAGAACAAAGGTTTTTACTATCTTGAATCAGTATCCTAGGACCCATATAGTCATTGTATCATAAGTCGGTGAAAAATCATATCTACAAGTTcaatttattttgcaaaaatgcATGAATGGTGCCGTCCATGGACTTGAAAAATTAATCTGGTTGCTGGTGAAATCCATGGAGGGTTCAAGCTGGTGAGCAAGGTCTGGTACGCCGTCATCTCCATCGACGGCCCCTCTTCGTCCGTGCTTCAAGCTCAACGACATCACGACCCTTCCCCTTTCCTCGCCACCCCTACATTTTTCTCTAACCGGATGAAGCTTACAACGTTGTCTTCACCAACTGGGCATAGCCAGGTCTTACTGGAATGGATGTTGAGAGTTCATGGCTTTACAAATCAGTTTTGCTAGACGTGAAATACTTATCTCACATCTAACTCCTAAACCGTTTGATGCAAAGCTTTAACGATTCGTGCACGCAGCGCTTTTTGTTTTTTTCCGTGAGTTGTTTGTTGTCCTGTTTCGTAAGCAACATTTTAAAACTGTTTTCGTAGCCAACGTTTCGCTTTTTAGGGGAAGCCACGTTAGGTAGCTGCGCTGCTAGTCTATAGGCTGCtgcgttctttttttttcttttgctgtttcttctttctccttttcttttttattattatttgtttTAAATTATGAACTATTTTAGTTTCGATTTTGCCATttcacatctactccctccgttccaaattactcgtcacagaaatggatgtatctagaactaaaatacatctagatacatccatacctgcgacaagtaatttgaaacggagggagtagacgtGAAATGCTTACCTCACATCTAAGTCCAGGACCACCGGATCAAGATGTGATTGCTAGTTTTTTTTTTGTGATCGCTGGTTTGTTTAGATGAATTTTGTGATCGCTAGTTGTTCTACTTTCGTGCGTGTGCAGCATGTCATTGTTTTCGGTCTGAGTCTAAGCTGCTCTTTTTGTTTCCATCTGGGCCCGGTCTGTGTAGAGGGATGtgcttctttttgtttttttttccagTAGGCTGTCCTGAGAATTGGATGGTAGAGCGGGCACGTTTTTTCTCATGTCTTTTGTTCCTGTTTGTCGCTCTCTACTTACTACCACTCCCATTCTCATTATTTTTAGCAGAAGTTTTGCTTTTAGTTTTTAAATTGCATTTTAAGCATACTTTTTGATTTTTCAACTATGATTCCCATTTTTTGTTGAAAGCATGGTGTTTCCTTTATACGCTGGGGTAGGTgtgcgaaggtgtgcttacgaattggaggaatCAGGTCCATCACTTTATACGCTGGGGTAGACATCTTATGATTGTCTGCATCGTAAGCCGGCTGATATTTGGAGAGGTTGGTCTCTTCAGCAATGACTGTTGCACGAGGACGGGTTTCTTtaacacaggcggcgaagtcttgcTGATTAAAAGAAGTCCCATTCTCCTTTAAGCTTGGATACCCACTGTCCACATCTGCCGGGTCTAAGTCCGGTACCCATGCCTTGGCACGGCTCAAGGCTGTCACAGCTCCGGCTCTTGCACAAGACCGTTTAATTTCTTGAAGTCTGGTGGGTAAGATGGACAATTTCTTCAACACATCACTTAACAGGTTGGGTCCTTGATTAGTTGGGGAGATGGTAGCAAGGGTACGTTGAGCTCCGGTGTACAATTGCTCGACAATGGTATAGACCGCCTTGAGCTTAACAAGCATATCCTGATTAAGGTTGCTACTCCTGGGACCTGAGGAAAACACAGATCGGTTAAATGTCGGTTTACATTACTACGACAAGTACTTACTTTGGATGAATAGCAAGGCGACTCACTGAAGATAGCAGAAATCATCTGAGATACACGGtgttttaagccggtgagctcagTGGTTACCTCCTGAAGAGCTGTTTCTGCTTTCTCAGCCCGCTGCGTTAAAGCAGTCTTCTCTTCAGCCCAAGTCTTTTTCTTCGCCGTAAAATGGGTCTTCAGTTTTTCCGACTCAGCCACGCTAAACTGGAATTTTGActcagctttccgggtctcagtttcctaagccgccagccgggtctttgcatcgtTCAATTGAGACTCCAGTTCAGCAGTAGCAGCCTGTATGAAGCACGGAGTTATCAACACATTTATATCAGGATTACAACAatataagtcccaagtcctttgcaagcaacaacacttgacacttgggggctaatgtctgtcagaACAATTTTCAAAGAAACGACTCTTATGAATAAAGTCCAAAGCACTCTGCAAGCaacactacttggcacttgggggctaatgcatattactTGTATCTTAGTAATGATGAGTCGGATGTGCTGTAAACAGTctcagccgactcatgggggctatgcaGTTAAGCTGTCCTTTCTTACACAACGATcaataggaccggctcattcatactgattaaaccggcccttgggggctacggatgcaaaCTTAGACTAATTCAACATCCTGTTTAATTTTAAATCGGAGTTGGAGGGAGTCTATGATAGAAGCTTATGGATTCTTCTAAGTCTACAAATTATTCAGTCTTATCATAAccagaagacttgggggctggcaggatgtacATAACTTATTTAAAGCCGGAcgacatacctcatatttctgatGCATTTGTTTCATCATCTCAATTTCCAAATCGCGGCTGTAGTATACTTGGTTGAGATAACCAGACAATATTTCACTGCTGCTCAATTGAGCATAGTGGGAGATATCAAACCTCACTTTCTGTCTCTCGATGACTTCTTGCTTGGTAGAATGTTTGGCTAAAACAGTTGAGTTCCCCGGTTCAGTAAAACCAGTGCTAGTGATCAGAACGTCATCAACGTAAGTCTCTGACGGTTTAAGTGAGCTTGACAGTTCAGTATTAAAGAATCAATGTTGGTTTGATCAATAGAGAGGCCAGGCATCTCAGCTTGAGTGTTAGAAGTAAGATCTTTTGGTTGTTTCTCAGAGGCTTCTGGTGTAGAGGCTTGCTGGTCCGGTTCAGGAACTTTAGGGTCTTCAGCTGGCTTGGACACCTTTGCTTTCTTGTTAGGCTTTGCTTGTCCACTGAAAGTGTTAGGACAAGTCAGTATAATGGTGAGGATATAAAAGTACAGGATAAAGGTAATTGTTCTTACCCAGGGGAAGTCTTAAAAGCCAGCAATTCAGTttgcgatgagtcgccagaagaagaACGGGCAAGTTCCTGGATAATAGTCATCAACAGAGTTAAGTGATAGGCAAATAAGACCCGCCCACAGGTTAAAGGAGTAAGTTAAAAAAGAACCTTGTTTTGCCATTTTCGAGGAGCAGGAGTGTTCGGTAAACTGGaggataattcttcaccttcgCTTGTCCGGGTCTGACATCGATTCTCGTGTTGCTATcatttcaaaagaaagtgaggatctaaataagccaaggggtgtgaaaaccttacttccGGGTTACttgccaaagtttctgtcttggcaaaggttttgagccggaggaaataatagttacctcttcttcaactgcttggctggctcccgtgtcatcctgataatagtcagtgtcaataagatggttgaaaaacaagccaagagagtcaagggctacctccgactcagaggtgtcatccagaTTAAGCAGATCAgaggcgcttggtttcttctttttcttggttgTCTTCTTGac from Triticum aestivum cultivar Chinese Spring chromosome 4A, IWGSC CS RefSeq v2.1, whole genome shotgun sequence harbors:
- the LOC123084670 gene encoding uncharacterized protein isoform X2, with the protein product MAAKHLLSRARLLLTRHRSRPTILPPALTRLLFGGTTTPSGPEEDDKARARAAAVALDAKRSKREGSDDDDEGAGLPWTSWRPDVAWVTKALEPALQLYKHYNWKPFASDNIPASTRTFSEIISDLQHSKVSIQDWSLSDLTVGLYLIYLTQASAKNAQAFKGVQISSNKKVQELIYHLELAKGCYKGSATGLAKHSMLRPRNVLKFVKDSSIFRPGYYIGIDPRAKLVILGIRGTHTVYDLVTDLVALSDKKVSPKGFSTHFGTYEAARWYLRHELSIIKKCLEKHKDYKLRLVGHSLGGASAALLAIMLRKKSKEELGFSPDIVSAVGFGVPPCVSREIAESCASYVTTVVLQDDIVPRLSAASLARLRNEIIETDWAKVLEKEDWKHIVDIVTNAKLVVSSIQDVANKLADYAKVVTSASSDAAKDPPRLQGPAKVLKPDGEEDVYVPEDLFLPGTLYYLQRDVENINGVEEESYTLWRGDAGENFQRILLSGNLMSDHKCDSIQYALRDVLKTLPLPLPLQED
- the LOC123084670 gene encoding uncharacterized protein isoform X1; the protein is MAAKHLLSRARLLLTRHRSRPTILPPALTRLLFGGTTTPSGPEEDDKARARAAAVALDAKRSKREGSDDDDEGAGLPWTSWRPDVAWVTKALEPALQLYKHYNWKPFASDNIPASTRTFSEIISDLQHSKVSIQDWSLSDLTVGLYLIYLTQASAKNAQAFKGVQISSNKKVQELIYHLELAKGCYKGSATGLAKHSMLRPRNVLKFVKDSSIFRPGYYIGIDPRAKLVILGIRGTHTVYDLVTDLVALSDKKVSPKGFSTHFGTYEAARWYLRHELSIIKKCLEKHKDYKLRLVGHSLGGASAALLAIMLRKKSKEELGFSPDIVSAVGFGVPPCVSREIAESCASYVTTVVLQDDIVPRLSAASLARLRNEIIETDWAKVLEKEDWKHIVDIVTNAKLVVSSIQDVANKLADYAKVVTSASSGDAAKDPPRLQGPAKVLKPDGEEDVYVPEDLFLPGTLYYLQRDVENINGVEEESYTLWRGDAGENFQRILLSGNLMSDHKCDSIQYALRDVLKTLPLPLPLQED